The following coding sequences are from one Dreissena polymorpha isolate Duluth1 chromosome 8, UMN_Dpol_1.0, whole genome shotgun sequence window:
- the LOC127841501 gene encoding uncharacterized protein LOC127841501: MSAVKEAHVRRALGSNNGNKRIVTSAALDKALSDIGVNEETIQLRRTTWLYLEALHTIHQQAQDLDTDVYYFGSRTEGSTTEGMDSDNDSLVCYRFPVIHNIADMQFELGHIVVVMDTSTPPQCCCLQWLLPDYSKVLPDDFFPYCHIDAQGRLFLKNNGVNMFIERYYKIEGIDYTQHGPALTIAGFVDIVHAFHCAKLPEECQYIFRRPKPGHWPGPELLSQLKDSGVFLVKTAHVENKTNWDPQQRLGTLTVRTFDNSHERYWRLSTNLMERLLMFDLTMTQMKVYVMMKIIRKEFFKPLVGDRLSTFHLKTTLLYCVEMFPPCIWEDENLIQCLTFCLTTLRRWLKVRYCPHFTTVNVNLFAGKLQWNEFPSLIELFTDIIRNDVYCLYNVKMDDLGSRILSISTESTNELPFEKLDIVVASKMFASMIFYSCGFLYILATLGEEETSTLINYFAQYIQKLETINKTSTGYIRSAVSIALPFHYSMQAILKASLCIGENRTLPQEILTLCEKSLMSDVTSSRLKFASIYFSAWQFEEAAAILNQVDALVSNTVIPFSPCFNFNNYKFDLELLRRRKEFLHMLQNEVAMSTMFGRHEINCVPGQLVAEFYRTVTAEDKACRGALHVPSWMEWMDLAVVDSLPYLYYLQYLIFRTTGLISYKDIAFKNLQTAIFRDQNYHIDTSLNLIGHCWELEGNLSKAWRAYTFSVKLRSKNNAAYWHMFRMIGGLIYGLRMLSW, from the exons ATGTCAGCAGTCAAAGAAGCCCACGTGCGGAGAGCTTTAGGAAGC AATAATGGAAACAAGCGCATTGTGACATCAGCGGCTCTTGACAAGGCTCTTAGTGACATTGGCGTCAATGAGGAAACAATTCAATTGAGAAGGACAACTTGGCTTTATCTTGAGGCTTTGCACACCATCCATCAACAGGCTCAGGACTTGGATACCGATGTATATTATTTTGGAAGCCGAACCGAAGGTTCTACCACAGAAGGTATGGACTCAGACAATGATAGTCTTGTGTGCTATAGATTTCCGGTGATTCATAATATTGCGGACATGCAGTTTGAGCTAGGGCATATTGTTGTGGTTATGGACACGTCAACCCCGCCTCAGTGTTGCTGTCTGCAATGGCTCTTGCCTGATTATTCTAAAGTTTTGCCGGATGATTTTTTTCCGTATTGTCATATTGATGCTCAAGGGCGGTTATTCCTGAAAAACAATGGGGTGAACATGTTCATAGAACGGTACTACAAAATAGAGGGTATTGACTATACCCAACACGGTCCTGCGCTTACCATCGCCGGTTTCGTAGATATTGTCCACGCTTTTCACTGTGCAAAACTGCCAGAAGAGTGTCAATATATTTTCAGAAGGCCAAAGCCCGGGCATTGGCCTGGACCAGAATTGTTGTCACAACTAAAGGATAGCGGGGTTTTCCTTGTTAAGACTGCGCATGTTGAGAACAAAACAAACTGGGACCCTCAACAACGCCTAGGAACATTAACAGTACGAACTTTCGATAACTCACATGAGCGTTATTGGAGGTTATCTACCAATTTGATGGAGAGGCTTTTGATGTTCGACCTCACAATGACGCAAATGAAAGTGTACGTAATGATGAAAATAATCAGAAAAGAGTTTTTTAAGCCGCTCGTTGGCGACCGTTTAAGCACGTTTCACTTGAAAACCACGTTGCTGTATTGCGTGGAAATGTTTCCTCCATGCATCTGGGAAGATGAAAATCTTATCCaatgtttaacattttgtttgACAACATTAAGGCGGTGGTTAAAAGTGCGATATTGCCCTCACTTTACGACGGTAAATGTGAATTTATTTGCAGGTAAACTGCAATGGAATGAGTTTCCGTCTTTGATAGAATTGTTCACGGATATTATCCGTAACGatgtgtattgtttgtataatgttAAAATGGACGACCTTGGTAGCCGTATATTGTCGATTTCCACAGAGAGTACAAATGAACTCCCTTTCGAAAAACTGGATATCGTTGTTGCCAGCAAGATGTTTGCTTCGATGATCTTTTACTCATGCGGATTTTTGTACATTTTGGCAACGCTTGGAGAAGAAGAAACATCAACACTAATAAACTACTTTGCGCAGTACATTCAAAAGTTAGAGACCATTAATAAAACCAGCACGGGATACATTCGTTCAGCAGTCTCTATTGCATTACCATTTCATTATTCCATGCAGGCTATACTGAAAGCGTCGCTCTGTATCGGTGAAAATCGAACATTACCGCAGGAGATTTTAACTTTGTGTGAAAAGTCTCTGATGTCCGACGTGACATCAAGTCGCCTTAAGTTTGCGTCGATATATTTCTCAGCATGGCAATTTGAAGAGGCTGCTGCTATTCTTAATCAGGTAGATGCACTCGTTTCTAACACAGTAATACCTTTTAGCCCTTGCTTTAATTTCAATAACTATAAGTTTGATTTAGAGCTGCTGCGACGCCGAAAAGAGTTCCTACACATGTTGCAAAACGAGGTTGCTATGAGCACAATGTTTGGCAGACACGAAATCAATTGTGTTCCTGGGCAGCTTGTCGCTGAGTTCTACAGAACGGTAACGGCGGAGGATAAAGCGTGCCGTGGTGCACTACATGTACCTTCCTGGATGGAGTGGATGGACCTTGCAGTGGTTGATTCATTGCCATATTTGTATTACCTACAGTACTTAATATTTCGAACTACTGGATTAATCAGCTACAAAGACATTGCGTTTAAGAATCTCCAGACTGCGATTTTCAGAGACCAAAACTATCATATCGACACCTCATTAAATCTGATAGGACATTGTTGGGAACTGGAAGGCAATTTGTCAAAAGCTTGGCGTGCCTATACGTTTTCAGTTAAACTTCGATCGAAGAATAACGCAGCTTACTGGCACATGTTTAGGATGATTGGAGGTCTTATTTATGGGCTTAGAATGTTATCCTGGTGA